The nucleotide sequence TTCTAAGTGGGGTCACATACTCAACTTGGGAGCATATAGTCTCGCATTTGTTCCCACCTATAGATCTGTTCTTAAAAACCCCAGCGCTGAACCGACAAAGGTTTGGCTTATGTGGTCAGTTTCTCTGTTTATAAATATCGCTGCGCTTACATTGAAGCCTGAAACGCAAAATATGGACTATATAAGTCCATTGGTGTATTTATTTCACCACAGCGCAATGGTTCTCTTGTCAATGCGAAGGTTACGAATTAAATAGCAAGCCTCGCGCGGAAAAGTTCTTACTTTCTCCACGTGAGGCTTTTCTGTTTACCAAAAAGTTTGCGGGGAGCGTCCTACTTTTCGTGGCCTAGCCCAATCTGTATGATTTCTTTAGCGATCACCTCTGCCGAATCAAGCCGGGCAAATCCTTTCGCCATTTCCTTCATTCTCTCTCGTTCCGCTGGATTTTCCATAAGTCTTCGAATTTCTTCGGAAAGTATATGCGAGTTCAAATTCGCTTCTTCGATGATAACTGCCGCTCCACTTCTTGCGTAGGCGTAAGCATTTTTTCTCTGGTGATCTCCCTGTGAGTCAGTGATAGGAATGAGAATTGAAGGAATTCCCCACACAGCAATTTCGAATATCGTTGAACCTGCGCGGGAAATAATAAGGTCCGCGCTTCCGGCGCTCATCTGCATCGCAAGATCGTTCAAATAATCAAATGGATGATACCGATGTTCAAATTCGTTATCTTTTAAAATAACTTTTGACGTATTTAGTATTTCATTATAATTCGCCTTCCCTGTCTGATGAATGATCTGATATTTTGAGATGAGTCCTGGAAGAGAATCGATAATCACGTCATTTATAACTTCCGAACCGAGCGAACCTCCGAGAATTAAAAGAGTCGGAGTGCTCTCTTCAAGCTTTAAAAATTCGTGCCCCCCGCTTTTTTGCACCGTCATGAGTTCCCGTCGAACAGGATTTCCTGTGTATGCAGTTTTGCCTTTAGGAAAATATTCAGCAGCGCTCGGGTATGAAAGAGCGATTTTTTTTGCGAATTTTCCTGCCCAAAGGTTCACTCTTCCTGGAACACTGTCAGATTCATGAATAACGACTGGAATGCCGAAAAATCGCGCTGCGAAAAGCGCTGGGTAGCTCGCGTATCCCCCCTTGGCAAAAACCACATCAGGGAAAATGGTGAACATTTTCCAAAGAGCGACAAGGATACCGAGCGCGGTAACAAAAAGATCAAAAAAATTGGCGACAGAGAAATACAGTCTTCTTTTTCCTGCGGGGATTCTCACAAACGTGATGTCATTGTCAAAAAGCCGCGCCTCGTGATATGGAGTTGGCGCCATGTAATATAATTTTGCGTCGAGGAGCTTATTTTGCCTCGCCTCTTTCTGTAATTCTTCGGCGATAGCTATGAGAGGATAAAAATGTCCACCCGTGCCTCCTCCAGTTAAAACAATTTTCATTTGTATTTTAAATTTATCCTATCGCCCTCCGTCGTGAAATATTAAGAAGAATACCGACTTCTGCCATTCCGACAAGAAGCGCTGTGCCTCCCTGGCTCACGAAAATAAGCGGAACGCCGGTGAGCGGGAGAATCCCAAGCATAGAGCCGATATTCAGGAACGATTGGGACACAATTAGTATAACAATTCCTACGACAAGCAGTCTACCAAACACATCGCTTACTTTTGAGGCCATCCGAAGCGCTCGAAGTGCAAAGAAAATGTAAAGAAGCACAAGAAGAAGGCTCCCAATGAAGCCAAATTCTTCTCCGGCCACAGCAAAAATAGAATCTCCTATCGGTTCTGGAAGATAATTGAATTTCTGGACGCTTTGTCCGAACCCCCTTCCAAAAAATCCGCCGGAACCGATCGCGATAAGCGATTGTTGAATTTGATACCCCGAGCCAAGAGGATCGCGCGCCGGGTCCAGAAAGGTTAAAAATCTCTCACGAATGTATGGCCGCATGTAGAAAAGTCCCGCTATGCCAACAGCACAAAGGAGAAAAAGAATGAGAATATCTCTCCATCGTCCTCCTCCCGCGACGAACATTCCAACCAGACTCGCGAAAATAACTAGAAAGGTGCCCGTGTCTGGCTCGAGAAGGACTAATACGGCCGCGACGAAAATAACAATAAGAAGCGGGAAAAGACCGTATTGGAGTTTGGAAATCTTTTCGCGCACTTTCGAAAGCCATGCCGCATAATAAATAATGAGTCCTAGTTTCAAGAATTCTGCCGGCTGAAGAGAGATTCCTGCAATATCTATCCACCGTTTTGCTCCGCCGTGAGCAAATCCGATTCCTGGTATAAAGACGAGTGTTGCAAAGCAAATAGATGCGATAGCGATAAAAAAAGCATATTTACGCCAATGAGTGTAATCAGTTTTCAGTGTGATAAAAAAAGCGATCGAACCTAAAATAACGCCCACAAGTATTTGTTTTATTGCCACTTGAGAAAATATGCCCTCTCCGCGAGTGAGGAGCCCAAGGGATGCGGAAGTGAAAATAAAAAATCCCACGAAGATGAGAATTGCAAAACAAGCAAGGAGGACTTTATCTACGCGAGCATGGCTCATGGTGTGATAATTATATCACAACACGAAAGAGCTTCCGAAGATTTAAGAAGCCTTTTATTTCCCTATTAAGGCGAGTATGAGTCCCAAAATTGCAAAGAGAATTCCGATGATCCAATAACGCATCGTCACTTTATACGCTGGCCAGCCGAGGGCTTCAAAGTGGTGATGGAGCGGAGCGACAAGAAAAACTTTCTTTCCTCTGTATTTTTTGGAAAGCACTTGGATAATGTTTGAGAGTGTTGTGAGAACGAGCGGTAATGCGATGACTGGAAGCACTAATATGCCATATCCGCCCGCGAGTGAATCAGTAAGAAATGCCACTACTGCAAGGGCGATAGTAAGGCCCATTGTCCCCGTTTCAGACATATAATACCGGGCCGGTGGGATGTTAAACCACAAAAATGCCAATATTCCTCCCACAAAAGTGGCGCAAAGAGCCGCCAAGTCTATTTGATTTTGGTAGAAAGCGATTCCGGCATACGCGGCAAACATACTCGCAAAAACTCCTCCCGCGAGGCCGTCAATGCCGTCGATAACTCCGCCAGAATAGATAAAAACGGTGACCGCCATAAAAAACGGAATAAAGAGAAGTCCAAGCTGTAATTCAAAATGAAATGGAAGTCCAATCGAAGAAACTCCGAGCTTAAAATAAAACCAGCATGCACAGAGAAGGCTGATAAGGAGCACTACAAAAAGTCTTTTCTTGAGCGAGAGCCCTCCTGCGATATGATCTCGGCTCCCCTTTATCTCGAGCCAGTCATCAACGAGTCCTACAATGGCCCCAAAGAAAAGTGTCGAGAGAGGCAACCATGTTTGGTTTCGGGAAAGGAAATCTATTTTATGCGAAAGTGCTCCTGGGAAGATCTTTGCGAGAAAAAAGAAAAAGAGGACCGTGATGATGGCGCTCCCCCAGATCACAATACCTCCCATCCGCGGAGTGCTCACCTCCCTTTCTTTATGGAGAGAATTAAATATGGGCGTCGCATTTCCTTGCATATCGACTTTCCCCGCCTTTTTCTTCCACATTTCGTGCTTGTAGAGGTAATTCGTGAGGAACGGGGTGATCAAAATACCCATGCAGAAGGCCACGGTTGAGGGTAGGAAAACTTTTACGATGTCGATTATCATGTTGGGAGATTATATAGTGGAATGCTTATTTTTTCCAGCTATTTTATTATCGAATTTAAAAGCTTTTTCATTTCTCCGAAATTATCATCAGAATGCAAAATAATTGAGATAATCGCAGTGTCAGGATACATACTTCCTGTTATCAGGACGAGATTTTTCTTCGCCATCGGCGTTTCTCCTGTTTTCCCACCGAGTACCAAAAACGGCAATGTTTCGCTAAGAAGTTTATCCGTATTTATCAAATGATGCGCTACCCCAGCGGTATTAGTGACTGTCGCTTCTTTATTGCGAGTGATTGTCAAGATTTCAGGATGATTTTTTAAAATATTTTCTGCTAAAAGAAAGAGATCGGAAGCTGTTGAATAGTTTACCTCGCTTTCGATAACAGAATCGAGCCCGGCCGGGTTTCCAAAATAAGTATTTTTCATTCCGAGCGTCTGCGCCTTTGCATTCATAAGTACCACAAAATCACTTTTCGCCTCCGCAAACGCAAAAGCGGAATCATTATCTGATGGGAGGAGAAGGATCGTAAGAAGAGAATCTCTGTCGAATATTTCGCCAGCGTGAATTTCTCCCGCACTTCCCTTTCCTGCCAAACTATCTTTGTCGATAGTAATCAGGGTATTTTGAGGAATATTTTCCACCGCCACCAGCGCAGTCATAAGTTTCGTTACACTTGCGATCGGTAATTTTTGATTTATATTTTTTCGAGCGAACTCAAGCGGTTTATCGTTCCCAGTCACGAGCTTTGAAAAGTAAGAGGTCGCAGAAAGATTCAATTTTTCTTCCGCTGTCTGCGGTTTTGGCTCATCGGGTTTGGGCGTAACTGTTAAGTTTTCGGGTATCTTTATTACAATTTCTGGCTGAATCTGGAAACTCGAAGACCACACATCCCCATTCCAATTCCAATTGCTGTCCATTCCTCCCATCACCCAAATTTTGTCGTTGAATACGATGACGCCATGGTCTTCCCTGCCCTTCCACTCATAATCATCGGGAGCTTTGGTCCATTCAATTCCGTCAGTGCTATACCACGCGTCACCTTTGCCCTCATTACTTGCAGAATGAAGCCCGCCAATAAGCCACATTAGCCCTCGGTAATTTACTATTTCTTGCCCCTGTCTTTCTCCCCAGGGCGCAGTTGCGTTCACAAGATCCCAATGTTCCCCATCACTTGAAGACCATTCATCGCTGTAGCCGACGCCTCCAAAATTCATCCCTCCGGCGATATACATTTTTCCATTCCATACACCAAGTGCGTGGTCCCATCTCGAATGCCAGGGCGCATTTGTTGTCACAGCTCCCCAGTGGATCCCGTCGTCAGATGACCAAACGTCGTTGAACGTTTTCCTTCCAAAATAATCCACGCCCCCGACAAGCCATAGTTTCCCATTCCATTCGAGCACGATCTGCCCCTCACGTTCCGGGTAATCCGGTTTTTCCACCACTTTTTTCCAATGAATTCCGTCGGTCGAGCTCCAAATGCCGTTTTTATATTGAAGTCCATCATGAGGACTCCATCCTCCGTACATGTAAAGAGTGCCTTTAAAATTGACGACTGATGCAGAACGGATGTAAGGAAAATCGGCATGCTCTACTACTCTCGTCCAGTTCACGCCATCCGACGTATTCCAAATGTCGTTGTAATAAATTGCCGACTCGTAATCGGGAATCCCATCTACTTTTGATGCATCAGAATCAAGCCCGCCAAGAACCCACATCTTGTTATCAAATACAAACACGGAATGAGAATCGCGTTTCGGCCAACCCTGCGCACTTGTTTTTGTCTGTATCCACGTAAGTGAGCTTGGGTCGATTTCGGGCGTTGGTGTCGGGGTCGGAGTCGCCCTTGTAACTATATTGCGAACTTTCTTGAGATTATCTTTGTTTTGCAAAAAAAATCCTCCAGCAACAAGGATGATAATTACAAGTACAGAAAATAATATTTTTTTCATGTTTGATAAAAAGAAATAAAGTATATATCCCTAATTCGCGCGAATAAGGGGTATATGCTAAATGCTCTCTTTTTCTTCTGGTTCCTTTGCGCTTTCTTCAAATTTCTTTATCTCCTCTTTTACTCGCGTATATTCGGGCAGGTCCTCGATTTTTTCGAGTCCCAAATGCGCAAGGAGTTCAAGGGTTGGTTTATAGAGGAAACTTCTCTGATCTTTCTCTGCGGGCACTTTTTCTACGAGACCCCGGATGAGAAGATTTCGAAGAATAAAGGTCGAATTTACGCCTCGAATGTAGTCGATTTCTCTTCTTGCGATCGGTCCCCGATAAATAATGATGGAAAGTGTTTCAAGTCCCGCTTTTCCAATATCCCTTGAGAGTTCTTCTTTGGTGAGTTTTTCGATGATTTCGTCTGCTTTCGAAGCTGTCCCAAGGGCTACTTCATCTCCAATACGCAGAAGCCGGATTCCTCTCGTTTTTAATTTTTCTTCAAGCACTTTCAAACCATCCTGAATTTCAGCGGAATTTTTCTCGAGAATTTGAGAAAGTTTTTTTATTGAGACAGCTTCGCCTTTGAAAAACAAAACTGCTTCTAATGTTGTTTCGAGATCCATTTTTTTAATTTCCGTATTTAGGAAGTCCCACTTCGTTTGATTCGATCATGATGTCATCGTGTTTCGATTCTTGTACAACAGAGACAACACCCTGTTTTACCAGTTCAAGAATTGCCAGAAAACTTACGATGACATTGATTTTATCATCCTTTCCGACTTTTGCGAGGTCTTTAAAACCGATCTTGAGGCTTTTTTGGATGCGTACTGTCAGGTTTCCTATCATTTCCTCGAGGCTTATGATTTTTTTCACAACCGCCTTCGGTAAGAATTCTTTTTTCGGCAAGCTTTGAAGTACCCGCTCCATCGCAGAGAGCATGTTCGGAAGAGTCGTGTCTTTGTCAGGCGAGAAAACGGGGTCAAATTTTCGCATCTGCGGAGCAAAGATCATCTCTTTTCCGAAACGTTCGGCAATGTGCACACTCAATTCTTTTATTTCCTTGTAGATTTTCAGCCGGCGTTCGAGCTCATCAATAGACTGTTCCTCTTCTTCAGAAAGCGAAAGATTCGGCAACAGCGAGCGGGATTTGATGAGAAGAAGTGTAGAGGCGATCAAAATAAAATTCGCGCTCTCCCCCATCGTCTGATTTCCATTATTTTTTATATACCCGATATAATCATCAGTAATTTGAGCCAGCGAAATTTCGTTGATGAGAAGTTTCCGTTTTTCGATAAGGGAAAGCAGAAGGTCCAATGGTCCTTCAAATTTCTCCGTTTTTATTTTGTAGGTCTGGTTGTCCACCTATTTTTTCTTTTCTTTCACAATGCTGATTCCAAGTTCCTGAAGTTGTTCTTCGGTAATCGTCGTCGGTGCGCCCATCATCGGGTCCTTCCCTTCTCCTGTTTTAGCGAATGGAATAACTTCGCGGATGTTCGGTTCATTATTGAGGAGC is from Candidatus Paceibacterota bacterium and encodes:
- a CDS encoding UDP-N-acetylglucosamine--N-acetylmuramyl-(pentapeptide) pyrophosphoryl-undecaprenol N-acetylglucosamine transferase; its protein translation is MKIVLTGGGTGGHFYPLIAIAEELQKEARQNKLLDAKLYYMAPTPYHEARLFDNDITFVRIPAGKRRLYFSVANFFDLFVTALGILVALWKMFTIFPDVVFAKGGYASYPALFAARFFGIPVVIHESDSVPGRVNLWAGKFAKKIALSYPSAAEYFPKGKTAYTGNPVRRELMTVQKSGGHEFLKLEESTPTLLILGGSLGSEVINDVIIDSLPGLISKYQIIHQTGKANYNEILNTSKVILKDNEFEHRYHPFDYLNDLAMQMSAGSADLIISRAGSTIFEIAVWGIPSILIPITDSQGDHQRKNAYAYARSGAAVIIEEANLNSHILSEEIRRLMENPAERERMKEMAKGFARLDSAEVIAKEIIQIGLGHEK
- a CDS encoding putative peptidoglycan glycosyltransferase FtsW, which codes for MSHARVDKVLLACFAILIFVGFFIFTSASLGLLTRGEGIFSQVAIKQILVGVILGSIAFFITLKTDYTHWRKYAFFIAIASICFATLVFIPGIGFAHGGAKRWIDIAGISLQPAEFLKLGLIIYYAAWLSKVREKISKLQYGLFPLLIVIFVAAVLVLLEPDTGTFLVIFASLVGMFVAGGGRWRDILILFLLCAVGIAGLFYMRPYIRERFLTFLDPARDPLGSGYQIQQSLIAIGSGGFFGRGFGQSVQKFNYLPEPIGDSIFAVAGEEFGFIGSLLLVLLYIFFALRALRMASKVSDVFGRLLVVGIVILIVSQSFLNIGSMLGILPLTGVPLIFVSQGGTALLVGMAEVGILLNISRRRAIG
- the scpB gene encoding SMC-Scp complex subunit ScpB gives rise to the protein MDLETTLEAVLFFKGEAVSIKKLSQILEKNSAEIQDGLKVLEEKLKTRGIRLLRIGDEVALGTASKADEIIEKLTKEELSRDIGKAGLETLSIIIYRGPIARREIDYIRGVNSTFILRNLLIRGLVEKVPAEKDQRSFLYKPTLELLAHLGLEKIEDLPEYTRVKEEIKKFEESAKEPEEKESI
- a CDS encoding ScpA family protein gives rise to the protein MDNQTYKIKTEKFEGPLDLLLSLIEKRKLLINEISLAQITDDYIGYIKNNGNQTMGESANFILIASTLLLIKSRSLLPNLSLSEEEEQSIDELERRLKIYKEIKELSVHIAERFGKEMIFAPQMRKFDPVFSPDKDTTLPNMLSAMERVLQSLPKKEFLPKAVVKKIISLEEMIGNLTVRIQKSLKIGFKDLAKVGKDDKINVIVSFLAILELVKQGVVSVVQESKHDDIMIESNEVGLPKYGN